The Setaria viridis chromosome 2, Setaria_viridis_v4.0, whole genome shotgun sequence DNA window GCTGGATACTGTTTATTGCACATTTGAGTTTGGTGCTATTGTAAACTGTGCTCTGTGATGGAATGCTGCATTAACTGAAATGGTCTAAAGTGCTGTTCATTTAATGTAAATTCTGCTCATGACAATTTGCTGGTACAAGAAGTTTGCAGTTTGCCTGTCCTTGTTGCAATGTCATGTGATTGAAATATATTTCCTTTTACGTTTTATAACAGTTATTAATTTCTCTCATCATGATAATAAATATCTCCTGTTTATTAGTTCACTTGTAGTATAAGAATTATTGCAATCAAATTCTGCTGAACTTTGATAAAAGACTAAATGTCCATGCTGATGATTTCACCAGGACATCATGATTGTATCTTCTCCATTGTACCACTCTGTTAtcatctttttatttatttatttttgctttGCTGATAGGATGTTTTGCTGACAGCTCAATAGCTCATGGCTTCATGctttattatttaatattttgttCCTCTATTGAATTGTTTGTGCAAGGTTGTCCTTTCCACTTTCTTTGAATTCAGGAGCCACTTTTGATCTCTATTATGAGTTCTTACTTCTTAGAAATTAGCTAGTGAAGACAAATTATTCAGAGATATTTAACTTGTGAGTGACATGATCTGTGGAAGCCTGTGGACAGTGTGGAGCATTCTGATTATGAGTCTCATGAACTGAAGACTTCAATTACTTTGAATGAAGTAATGATACCGGCTACAAGGTTTTCGTCGGCAAGAAATGCTTGCCCAACTTTTGGTCCAAAATATGAAGGAAACACTGCACCCACATGCTCAAACATCCAGCAAATGCTGTATCAAAGACTCAGGTGATGACGAGATGGTGAGGGACCAATGTGTTACAGATCTAAATGTTCACCTATGCTCAGGAGGACAAAGAACAAGGGTAAGTTCCAGCTGATGAGTGACGCAAGCTACTCAGATGCTATAGTGCTTGTTTTTTATGCAGTGCAGAAACATTGAGTCAGAACGTTGCTGTTTACCTGCTTGAACTCACTGATTCTACTGTAACAAGTGTGTTCTCAACAGTGCTCTCTTCCAAGTTTCAGTACGTCTATTGATATTTCTTGTTTCCAAGGAAGAAAACTATAGAATTGGTTGGCATGACTAGTGGAGTGTCAAActatattgcatgaattgttCAAAAGGGGTGCACGGATACTCTTCGGAACAATAGATAATATACTGAGCAATGTGTGACGCCGTATTGGGTAAGAGATTTCAGAGTATTTGGTTGGTGCAGCAGAATTGGATGATGTATTTTCCTGGGTATTTGTCCATTGAGGCCCTGAGGATCAAAATCCACGAGCTTACCTGGTTATTTTCTTACAATGGCGTTCAGGTCGGTAACTTGCATAGTTGCGTTGCATTCCTGGCGATGCTCATGCCCATTTTGCTGTCAAATCGCACCCATCACCTTGCCGGCTTGCCGCTGAGATGGCTTAAGCGCAGTACACTCCCGAAGCCAAACTGCCCGGAACGCTCAGAATGCGGCACTCGTGAAACTGCTGCGAGATGCCGAAACCCCTCGCCGGCAGCCCATGTCCGAGGAGGATCAATCATCGGCCGGGACCCCCCAGCTACGTGGGATGACGACTCGCAGATCGTCCTTGGCGGACCCGACGTCGCCAGAGTCACTGCTGTTCTCTTCTTCCCCCGACGACCGACGGACGCGATCGATGCCTGCCGCGACCGGGCCGGCCTACCGGGCAAGCAATGACGCGATGTCTCCTCGGCAGCGGACCCTGCACTGCACGCCATTGACGGCAGCAGGGATTGCAACACTGCGCCGGCCCCCGGCCTGTTGCCTGCACACCGCGTGCCGTCCCGAAGCGGAGCAAAAGGGATTGAAGGCCAGGCGGTCGTGTCCCCCCACCCTCACGTACGCGCTCGATGTCATCTTCCTGCCGGTCGCCCCCGCCCGGGTTTCCGTCTCGAGATGCGCGCACGTCGACGCCTGCCCGTGCCCGGACCCCGGCCGGGCAGCAAGACCGCCGGCCGGAGAAGTGAGGCCACTGTGCGCGCCATGATGCGCGGTTTgcaccggcggtggcgtggtggTGTGTACGAGCACCTTTTCACCGCGCTTTTCTTACTCGGCTCGGCCGCCCGCTTTCTGTAACCTAAAGCGGGGTGCGTGCCCGTTGTTACAGTGCGCCGGGCGGGGGCCATGGAGATGGAGGACACGGTCAAAGCGAGTGGTCATCTCTTGTCGTCCACCGCTTTTGTTCGCCGTTTTGCCGGCCGGGGGTGAAAAAAGCCGGCCTCGACATTTTACTGGATCTTGGGAAGCAACGGCGAAAGCTCGAGGAGTTTTGACCACTGTTGGGGAATGGGGATTTACGCCAAGCTAGCAGTGTGCTCTTCTTGGACGGGGCCCGTTCCCGTGCAGCAGTAGTGCTTCGCCTTCGGAGCGCACGCATCGCAAGCCAGGCCGGAGCAGAGCTCAACATATAGTATGCTCGGTAGGCCATCTGCCAGAGCTTGTAGTCGTGAATTCTCCTCCCGTTTAGCTTGATGGATTCTTAAATGCAGTGGTAATTACCCTGCACCGTACGAATATAATGGATGGACAGATGGCAAATCACAAAGATACATCGGGCAGGAAACAAGACTTGCACAGGGCCGAGATCGTGCGAGGAGTTACTTTTgattatttttagcacgtgtcacatcgaatgtttagatactaattagaagtattaaacgtagactatttacaaaacctattacaaaagtggaggctaaacggcgatacgaatctattaagcctaattaagccatcattagcaaatatttactgtagcaacacattgtcaaatcatggactaactaggcttaatagattcgtctcgccgtttagcctccacttatgtaatgggttttgtaaatagtctacgtgcgtttggttccctttgcttatttttagcacgtgtcacatcgaatgtttagatactaattaggaatattaaacgtagactatttaccaAACCCATTACattaagtggaggctaaacggcgagacgaatctattaagcctaattaagccatcattagcaaatatttactgtagcaacacattgtcaaatcattgactaattagacttaatagagggcctatttggtttgagttgcttattataagcaacttaaagttgcttatttggagctgcttatttttagttcagctgtttggatacccttgcttataagcattgaatgaggtggatattgtcatgtttgcccctaatcgttgagagagagagggagggcaaCCAGGCATTCAATGAGGGTAAGAGGTGTAAAGTGCATTGAATAGTCCCtataagcaaccataagcaacccaagagttgcttatttgcttataataagcaaccccataagcaagagtgattggtttcataagcaacttatttactTATTTTAAGTTGTTTATGCATAAGCATGTGAAACTAAACAGGTccagattcgtctcgccgtttagcctccacttttgtaatagattttgtaaatagtctacatttaatacttctaattagtatctaaacattcgatgtgacgggtgctaaaaataagcataCCAGAACACCGATACGTGCCAAGAGCCGACAGGCGTACCAGATGGTGTAACACGATCAGGAAAAGGAGCGACTGTTGCGGCGCAGCGCCGTGTCGGCCGAcgctccctttttttttcactgCCGTGCCTCCGACAAACCACGCTCGGGAGGCCCGTGAAAACGCAGCAGCGATCACGGCGAAAACTCCGACTGGTTGATCACCGCGCAGAGACTACggcttgtttagttgcccaaaatttagaggtgccaaattactgttatagcactgtagcacactgtagcgtttcgtttgtatttgtgaattattatccaaatattgactaattaggttcaaaagattcgtctcgcaaagtacaacaaaactgtgcaattagtttttgatttcgcctatatttagtactctatacatataccgcaagtttgatatgatagggaatcttctttttacatagtgttaAAATTAGGAGTTTTGAGGGgactaaacatggcctaggaGAGCTTACTTGTTAGTCGTTTACTCGGCTCGGCGACAGACGTGAAGCCGGCTGCAGTCGGCGCTGCCGGGCGATCACCTTTTTCCCAGCGAGAAAGTCGTCAAACCGACGGAGACCGCATGCAACTTTTCTCCTCCGGACCCGACCGCGCCGCAGACCGACGCGCCAACacagccgctgccgctgccgtgccggcgcccgcgccgcggctcGCAGCGAGGCCGTGTCGGCAGCCGCGCGGGCCTCCCTTATTTAACAGTCCGATCGATCGGTACCCGACCGGACGCAAACGAGAGCCATCGTGTGGCGCTTTGCATTGCACGTACGATACGCAATCAATCCACTAGTTCTTCTCTCGGCTTCCCGCCTGTTTTCGTTTTGAACACAGCTCATCACAGGTGCAAGCACACGATGGTGCCTGTCGGGAGCGACGAAGCGGACATGGCGGCGATGGACGCGGagtgctcgccgccggcagcggcggcgacgcgcagCGGGCCGAGCAGGAGCCACAGCGAGGCGGAGAGGAAGCGGCGGCAGCGCATCAACGCCCACCTCGCCACGCTCCGCACCCTCCTGCCCGCGGCATCCAGGGTAAGCCGGCCCCTTGCTCTTGAGACCTGGCCGTTCTTGGAATGCATATATGCAACGACGACGTGGTGGTGAACAAGGTTTAATTTCGTACGCGCGCACGAATCATGCATGCAGATGGACAAGGCGGCGCTGCTGGGGGAGGTGGTGCGGCACGTGCGGGAGCTGCGGGGCGAggcggacgccgcggcggcgggagcggccgtGGCTGTCCCGGGGGAAGGCGACGAGGTCGGCGTCGAGGAGGGCCAGCACTGCTGCTGCCACGGTGCCGGGGAGAGGGCCGCCACCACCAGGCGCGTCAGGGCGTGGGTGTGTTGCGCCGACCGCCCGGGGCTCATGTCCGAGCTCGGCCGCGCCGTGCGGTCCGTCAGCGCGAGGGCGGTGCGCGCGGAGATCGCCACCGTCGGCGGACGGACGCGGAGCGTCCTGGAGCTGGACGTCGGCGagggcgcgtcgtcgtcgcggcCGGCGCTGCAGGCGGCGCTCCGGGCCGTGCTGCTCAGCCGGGAGGATCTGCTCGCCGCCGAGTGCTACAAGCGGCAGCGCTTCTCGGCGCACCTCGCCAGGGTTTAGTAGGACACTGCCACCGTAGGAGTGGGTGGCCTGATGGGAGACAGGAGGGAAAGGAAAGGACTGTGTGACATGTCTGCTACTTTTTTTAGTTGTAACATGTGAAATATCACAATTTCCATTCCTACTCATTCCAATTGGTTTTGCAAATCTTTGAGCTCCATCACCAAGTATCCGAGAGCATTGAAATGATAACACCAACAGTTGCAAATGATGTATAATATTTGTACCTCACAGTTACAATGATACAACACATGGTACAAATGTTACAATTACACACGGTGACGCCAAATGCGGCGACCATTACATGCATTCGTCGTATGAGTGATCTTCTAGCTTATTCATAATTCCTTAATGGTTTCAATCAGAAAACAACATACAAGTAGTTGGATAAAATTCACTTTGTCCCCGGCAGCTCGACAGACTTTCACTTTGCTACCATATTGTCCATTGTGTTGCACCTCACTCCATTAGAGTCCCTGTATCAAATAACTGCTACACAATGCCGATGCATCTGCATGCGTCTGCAATACAACATACAGTTCAAGCGTGTCATGCTAGTGGCATAGTGCCATGCATGACCATGGATGATGCCAACAGCTATGTAACAGTTTCTTGATACAGGGACTACCTTCTGCGGAACATCAATACCACAATGGAGCAAGGTGCAATGGAAATGAACAACGTAGTGGCAAAGCAAAACCATGCTGAACTGCAGCAGGCAGAGTGAAATTTACCCAAGTAAATAAGGCCTTCATTGGTCAAGACCAAGTGGACCTGTTCTTTATAGCATACTTGCTTCCACCTTCTAGCCCTTCACGGTACACTAATGTCCATTTTTCAAATGTGCAATCAATAAAGTTGTAGTAGCCTCCATGAAGGTTCAGAGTACCTTCATTCACCCTTTTCTTTATCCATGGGTATGTTAACAAGTTCAAAAGAGAGCTATTAATAGATTcctgcaaaaagaagaagaagaagaaactgatACATGTCAGACAACAGGAGTGATTGCGCTCAACTCAGGTGACAACCAGGCATCACCGTGTTTAGTTATATATCACACGATGGCTATCATAAAGGTTGAATAAATGATAGCCAGCATATTTGCTATCATAAATTTGAATTGGAAAACTACTATGAGACATCCAAATCTAATAATAGGATCCATACAAACTACAACAGGGAATAACAGTATAAGCATGCAAGATCTTGAGATGAGTTGGAACTAGTAAAAGCCATGGAATTGATTGATCCTGTGCACTACATTGGGCCATATTTTTTTGTAAAAGTTCAAGGCTCACAATTATGCATCACCATTATAACAGAAAAATCACCTTTTCACAATGTTTGCACTGCATTTCAAAACTCAAATTTCCAGCTGCAGCTTTCGTGCTTAACCTTGCGCTCTTACTAATTGAAACCCAATTTTTAATAAAGCTTCTGCATCAATGAATACGGAAGAAATTCAGAGACGAATCATGTAAAAGTAGACCAAAATAAGATGTAACAGAAATGGCTACAGCTTTTACCCAGAGGTTGAATCATCTTTCATACTCATTAGTGCCTGGATGCCACCGCATCGGCTGTGACCTACCACCAAAACATTTTCTACCTGAGCAAATGAAGGTAAATGTGTCAGAATCCCAATTATGTTTTTATGTTCCTTCAGCAAGAAGGGGGGAAGAAATGAGGCAAATCAGTAATTAAATATATACACCAATAGATCCGTACCTGGAGTGTATTGACAGCAAACTCTAGTGCAGCACTAGTCTCTGAACCACCATGCTGGTATTGCAATATTGGTTTACCATTAGTATTTCCACAAAGAAACGTTTTGCTTTAAAAGTTCAAACACATCCTAAAGATGCGTAATTGTAATACCTCATATGGTGGTACCAAATTTGCTATATTACGAACTGTAAATGCTTCCCCAGGCTGAAACCCCAAAATACCGGTAGGGCAGACCCTGGAGTCAGCACAAGCAACCACCATGAACTGCAAAGGAGAACAGAAAACCAAAAATAATCACATAAGGCTCAGCAATGACAATATTAAAATGATTTGCTATAAAATCGCTATCATGTACCTTTGGTGTTTGCTGTTCAGCCAGACTTTGGTAATTTGAAAAGTTTTCCCTGTCCACAGTTCAGATATAGCAGTTTCaataaacaaaaaagaaataacTGTTAAATATGACGGTGAATGGTAAATTGTCTACTTATCTACTTACACATAGTTTCGCTGTTTGAAGTCCATGAACCTTGCTTTCAACTCCATGAATGGATCATGTTCTGCACCTACCGCATCTACTGTATCATGTTGAAAATCTAGAAGTTGTCGGGTCAAGCCAGAATGATCTCTCGAGGCCATTGTGATAAATGAGAAATCTCTCCTGTAGAAGAAAACTTTATTCAATATTTTGCTGCCTAAACACATTAAATTTAGACAATGAGGGTCATGAAGATGCTTATACAGTATGCAGGCTTATGCCGCATATAAGAAATAGAAAATCCTAGCTAATAAAATCCCGCATAAGTTTTTCTAACAGTATGCAGACTTATGCAGCATACAAGATTAAATTGATGAAAGGTAGCTAAAGATCTACTACTCTGTTAGCATTCCTACTTGGAGAACATCTTTGCAGTTTTGCACTGCTGTTACAATTCACCAGCTGATTCAGGGTACCAACTGAACAACAGTAAATCGTTCATAATACTATATACAGTTAAGTGAAAGAGATGTTTAAAGTAGGCTTACTAAACTGGAATCACTCGTGGGCACACTAAACAATAGGATACAGGTCCAGCTGTACCAAGCATCGGCTTATCAAGCACTAATAATATGTTAATTACTCCAACACAGAGGAATATAAATACATCCATCCACCATACTATTTCCACATGACAAGAGTGTACCACTGACACagcaaattcaaattcaaattataAAAAAGTGAAAGGTTGATCTAAATTGCAGAATAGTGTCCTTTACTAAGGTACACGTCCCGATATATATAATTCCCCAAATTTGGATCTCCTTTCTCCCGCAGCACAGCCCACCCCCGTCAGATAGGAAGAAACAGAGGCACCAACGTTAAAGAATGAGGCTAGCTTAACACATAGAAATCGTTCATCGAGTAAGCTGAACAAGCAGAAGGAGCTAGGAGAATTGGAGCTGCACCGAAAAGGCTGAGAGCGTAGTTCAAACATCTAAATTTGCACACCAGATCAGATAGATTCAGGTCAGGCTTCCACAAAAGCGATCGAAGCAATAAGACGTAAATAGCTCCAGAATCCGATCGCGCATGCAGCGAAATTACAGATGAAATCGATTCAACTCACCGGCTAGATCCTCTCACCCTCAGAGCAACACCGCGCGGCCCCGAATCACCGATCTGCGGCAACCCAGAAAACCCATGGATGAGCAAAAAGGAATCCCACCGAACCGGAAACCTCAAGAAATGGGCAAGCAAGCGAGGAGTAGCGGCTCACCGCCACCGCGCCATGGCCCCGAACGGGGTCAGCGGAGGAGCCggcggtcgccgcggcggcggggcggaggcacGGGGaggcgccgcggaggaggaggccgttaGCCATGTGAGGACGGTGGGGGCGCGTCGCGGCGGTGGGGTCTCGGGCATTTGAGGAGGGGGAGCTTGGCGGTGCGGCAATGGCAGGTGCTTTTAGGGGGGGAGGTGGGGAGGGGACAGACAGggaggcggagccgcggaggagaCGACGGCGATGTGGCGGAGGATTCGAGGACGAAGCGGTGGGGTTTTTTAATTATTCTTGTCAGGGAAAGGAGGAATTAATTACGGTGATTGAAACTGCTTGGGGCTGAAACTTCGATGACTCAGCGcgagcggccgcggcggcatctGTCTGCAGATGGTGTTTCCGCCGTTGGATTGGATGTGCGGTGGCAGGATCCTGGCCGTCGGATTCCCAAGTTGTCGGAGTGGTTGCGGTGGGGACGAAGGACCCTTGTTTTTTCCTTGGGGCGCAATAATCGATCAGTGGTCTAGAACCTTATCGTGTCGCGTCGCAAGACTCGCTGCTGGCGTGGGCGCGTGACTGCCCATCACAGTAGCGTGATTGGACTTGTCTGCGCCCATACGCACGTGTCGTTTTGTAATTACTCGTGGAGCTTCTACTAATGATTCGATGAAGATTACCCTGACAGAAGgtgagagaagaagaagaagagaaaacaaCGCGCGCAGTTGATGCGCCATTGAGCAAGGAGCATGATCGCCGTGCTCTTCCACGGCGGAAACGAAGATGGTCGCAGCCAGCAATGCACACAGCGCCACAGGAAAAGGCGCCACGCAAGCGAAGGCAAAAGCACGGGTGTTCCCAAAGAGCAGAAGTGCTGGAAATATCTATGCTCACCGATGCTCTccgcggcgaggccgccgccgctcctccggctccggcccgTGCGGCGTCGGAGGAGGCCCATCGTGCCCGGCTTCCTCGCCGTCGGACGGCCAGCACAGCGGGCGCGCCGCGGAAGCCGAGGACGCGCACGCGCGCGTGGAAGCCGCGGCCAGGCCCAGGCGCCGCGCCGCTGATCCCAAGGACCTCGGAAGCATAGAACACGGTTCTGCTTCTGCCTCCCGAGTCCCCACCCCGGAAAGCACAGGAGAGGATACGTGTCTGTTCCTCTCCCAGCTTCCATGGCAGAAGCGTGTTCTATTGGCTCTGAAGAGCACTGTTCCGGATTGCACACTCGGACAGCGAGTGGCACGCTTATCCCCTTCACCTACGCAAACACACTTCCGTAACGGCACGGAACTTCCCCAGGATAGCAGAACCACACGGTGCGATCGCTCGAGCGGAGCCGTCCGCGGCGTAGCCTTCGTGCCGTGCGGTCGCCGGAACGCTCGCTCCAGCGCACGCGGGCGTAGTATCACTATCCGGCGGTCCGGCCCATCCTCCCGGGGCAAAATTCGGTGGAGGGACCGAAGGAATACactctaaagtttagcacatgtcacattagatgttttgatcctaattagaagtattaaatataggttaattataactAATTggacagatggagtctaattcgcgagacgaatctattaagtctaattagtccatgatttgacaatgtggtgctacagtaaccatttgctaatgatggattaattaggtttaatagattcgtcttgcgaattagcacagggttatgcaattagttttataattagctcatgtttagtcctcctaattagcatctgaacatccgatataacactgctaaagtttagcatccgATATAACACTGTTTGGATCccggagctaaagtttagtctatgTCACATCAGacattcggatgctaattaggaggactaaacatgagctaattacaaaactaattgcagaacccctaggctaaatcgcgagatgaatttattaagcctaattaatccatcattagcgaatgtttactgtagcatcatattgtcaaatcatggactaattaggcttaatagattcgtctcgtgatttagcctaggggttgtgaaattggttttgtaattagcctatgtttaatactcctaattagtgtccaaacattcgatgtgacaggggctaaaatttagcccggggatccaaacaccccggggatgtttggatcctggagctaaaatttagtccgtgtcacatcagatattcggatgctaattaggaggactaaacatgagctaattacaaaactaattgcagaacccctatgctaaatcgcgagacgaatctattaagcctaattaatccatcattagcaaatgtttactgtagcaccatattgtcaaatcatggactaattaggcttaatagatttgtctcgtgatttagtctaggggttgtgaaattgattttgtaattagcctatgtttaatactcctaattagtgtcgaaaaatttgatgtgataagggttaaaatttagcccgggatCCGAACAccatatccaaacacctcctgaGTGGACACGTGACGGGAGCGGTGCTGGATCCTGGAGATCTCGACGTCCCCGTGGGCGGAGAGCCTAGCTGTCCCGTGCTCGGCGAGAGCGGGATCCGGACATGGCCGCCAGAGCGGCGGATGAGCTGGCCGGGTTTTACTGGTCGTGCCCCCAGAAATTGGGAGGAGTCGCGGGTCCCACCGGAAGGGTCTAGTAGGTTCTGGGAGGTACTGATGTGGCATTGACAATCGGCTCCCGACTGCGACGGGAACGGTTGGGCTACGCGCTCCAGTGATTTGATGGGCTCCGTTAGTATTTGGGAAGTCATTAGGCCTGGCCCAATCGCAAGCTGCATAAATGGGTTTAGGTGTGCTGGACCCTGTGCGGTGCGTGCGGTGCGGCTCACCTTTGTGAATGCCACCAACCTGCTGAATTCGCAAATGGGCCTTGTTCATGCTTACAAATGGTTTCCCGTTCATGGATGGACAAACAGTATGTGGTCATGCCTGAAAAATGTAAGACAACTAAGCTTAGCTAGTTGGTTAGGTTTCTATGTTAAAAAATATGTATAGTAAAGTTTTAAGTATTCGACTCAACGGTTGCATGAGTATTCACATTATTAGCTAATTATTGTTTTAATACTAAATGACGTCTCTACGACAATCTTAAGATCTGTCACTAATCCATAGAAAACGTTCATAGGGCAAGATGTGCATGCATGCGTTTATAGAGTTGAATATGCGTGTATTTGTGCGAGAGCTGTCACTAAACTCGCTGCCGATGAGATATTCTCTAATTACGTATTTCAAAGAGCTGGTTGGTAGTGTCCCTGCTGCCCTAACCCAATCCTTCCTCTATGCCCAGAGGCCAGGGTCACTGGATCTTGGTAA harbors:
- the LOC117845319 gene encoding transcription factor bHLH30 encodes the protein MVPVGSDEADMAAMDAECSPPAAAATRSGPSRSHSEAERKRRQRINAHLATLRTLLPAASRMDKAALLGEVVRHVRELRGEADAAAAGAAVAVPGEGDEVGVEEGQHCCCHGAGERAATTRRVRAWVCCADRPGLMSELGRAVRSVSARAVRAEIATVGGRTRSVLELDVGEGASSSRPALQAALRAVLLSREDLLAAECYKRQRFSAHLARV
- the LOC117845318 gene encoding beta carbonic anhydrase 5, chloroplastic isoform X2, translated to MLPRSLGSAARRLGLAAASTRACASSASAARPLCWPSDGEEAGHDGPPPTPHGPEPEERRRPRRGEHRRDFSFITMASRDHSGLTRQLLDFQHDTVDAVGAEHDPFMELKARFMDFKQRNYVENFSNYQSLAEQQTPKFMVVACADSRVCPTGILGFQPGEAFTVRNIANLVPPYEHGGSETSAALEFAVNTLQVENVLVVGHSRCGGIQALMSMKDDSTSGSFIKNWVSISKSARLSTKAAAGNLSFEMQCKHCEKESINSSLLNLLTYPWIKKRVNEGTLNLHGGYYNFIDCTFEKWTLVYREGLEGGSKYAIKNRSTWS
- the LOC117845318 gene encoding beta carbonic anhydrase 5, chloroplastic isoform X1, whose amino-acid sequence is MANGLLLRGASPCLRPAAAATAGSSADPVRGHGAVAIGDSGPRGVALRVRGSSRRDFSFITMASRDHSGLTRQLLDFQHDTVDAVGAEHDPFMELKARFMDFKQRNYVENFSNYQSLAEQQTPKFMVVACADSRVCPTGILGFQPGEAFTVRNIANLVPPYEHGGSETSAALEFAVNTLQVENVLVVGHSRCGGIQALMSMKDDSTSGSFIKNWVSISKSARLSTKAAAGNLSFEMQCKHCEKESINSSLLNLLTYPWIKKRVNEGTLNLHGGYYNFIDCTFEKWTLVYREGLEGGSKYAIKNRSTWS